The genomic stretch TTATGAAATCAAGCTTAGATCTGTTTTCAATGATCGGCTGTATCATGTTAATGGGTTTAGCGACGAAAAACTCAGTTATTTCGGTTGATTACATCAATCAAAGGCTTCAGGACGGATTGGATTTGACTGATGCAATCGTGAAAGCGGGAACAACCCGACTAAGGCCAATTGTCATGACATCTCTCGCTCTTATCACGGGTATGATGCCAATCGCCATTGGGTTGAATGAGGCCTCCAGCCAGAGGAGATCTTTAGGGATTGCAGTTGTGGGAGGAGTATTTATTTCTACTCTTTTGACTCTAATCGTAATTCCTGCCGTCTTTAGTTATATTGAGCTTGGTCGTCGGTGGATGATTAATAGGGTCGGTTCGAAAATTGTTAACGCAGATGTTGA from Bdellovibrionales bacterium encodes the following:
- a CDS encoding efflux RND transporter permease subunit, coding for MKSSLDLFSMIGCIMLMGLATKNSVISVDYINQRLQDGLDLTDAIVKAGTTRLRPIVMTSLALITGMMPIAIGLNEASSQRRSLGIAVVGGVFISTLLTLIVIPAVFSYIELGRRWMINRVGSKIVNADVETK